The Vigna angularis cultivar LongXiaoDou No.4 chromosome 6, ASM1680809v1, whole genome shotgun sequence genome contains the following window.
AGAACCACTCCTTTCAGGTAGTGTGAAGTTCCATCCTATATCAGATGCAATAAGATCATgttacaaaaaagaaagaaaatacataTGCAGAATGTGTTATGTTATGCATAGTTTACCTGCAAAGTGAATGCTGTAACTATGATTGTAAAAGCAAGGCAGCCAGTTTCAAGGAGATTGAAATCCAAGTCCATTTCTATACCCATTATCCATGCAACAACCACACTTAATGGAATCTGTCATTCATGATTAGTTTATCAAAATTTGGTGTCATCACATTATATATTTTCCACATTCACACCTTGCATTATACACAATATTAACAACAGTTTAGCCTCACCACAAACATAGAAATTTGAGTTGCAGATCCCATAGCAACACCTAATGATATGTCCTgcatcataaatatattttttaagttaaacaCATTTGACAAGCTTAACCTTATATGCAAAATTGAGAATTATGCTTAGTAAAATAATTGATGTGGAAACCATACCAACTTGTTCTTGAAAGCGAAAATGATTGAGCCTGCATGCTCTGCAGCGTTTCCCACAATTGGTAACAAAATTATGCTAATGAAACTAACAGAAATGCCCCAAGAATCTGAAGCAGCCTAGTTGAGCATGAAAGGATGATAACTCATTAATCTAAGTTCAAGCCTTTGAAATTTCTGAACATATGCACTTCAAGAATAATATAGGGAAAACACTTATTCATATGTACCTCAATGGTTGCAACAACATATTCAGAAAGCAGAGATATGACAAGTGTCATGCCAACCAACCAAGTAAATGCACTCCAAAATCCTATCACAGCCTTCTCTTCTTCGTTTTCATCTTCCTGTGATCGAGTCACATGTTTAATTATCACTGTATCCAAAACTTACTATTATGTCAAAACACAAGAGTTTTTAACTAGGCCAACTTattctataaaatataaagtgtCAAAGCTTGTTTTACATCCTCAATAAATCAAAGTTAGTGTCATATATTGAAGAGGAAATGTTATTTCTTTAGCAAAATTGTCGGAGTAAAGCTTATGAAATGTGCTGAAACAAGGGCAAAACATCAATCACCTCTTGTGCATCAAAAAATTGTCGATGTGTTTTTAATTGGAAGAAGATGTATCCGGCATATGCTAGAAGCATAACAATGCTGCTTGCTCTGGATAATTGTAGATTGCTAGTGGCTATTGAATGATATTCTCCTGCTAAGGCATATCTGAACATTAATGGCAGCAAATGGCACAGCAACCCCAGCAACAAAACCAGTGAGTTTACATCTGCTTGTTTCTGCTCATTTGATCaccaaataacaaaacaaattaagGGTCAGAAGCAAGAACATTAAACagtgagaaaattttcaaactgAAACAGCATGATAAGAAGCATTGTGTATTGTACTCTGTCATATATTTGCTCCTTCCTTAGGTTGGCTAAGCCTCCAAAAAGGAGGGAACTTCCAAGAACTAATAGCAGGTTTGAGAGAATGGAACCCAGCAGAGAGAGCTTCACAACATTTACTTTGTTTTGGTGAAGTGCTAGCAAAGATATGATCATCTCAGTTGCATTACCACAGGTTGCATTTAGAAGCCCTCCAACTGAAAAATATTCAATCACTTTTCACAATGTTGTTTAGAAAAATTTACTGCTGccttttttcttcaatttgaaaaaattaaggATTTTTATTGAACCAATCCAACCCAAACATGTTAGATTGAAATCCTTTTAATTGGTTGAAACTCAAAACTCGATGTAATCTCACATAATTTCTCACATGTTAGGTGATTGGCTTTTGTAAGAAAAATTCTTTGTAAATATAGAGAActtgagttaaaaataaagattattctAATCTTCATTTCATCTTAATTAACCTTTAGAgaatcaaagttaaaaaaagcACATTAAccttttagttattattatccTGTACTTATTACCTAACTCTGTTTAATTTTCAATTGCATGTAGATGACGAACGAGAGATAACATGGTTTATAAACTTTTACCTGTGGGGCCAGTGTAATACGCAATTTGCCTTCAATTTTGAACGAAAAATCAAACAGATTCAGAGAATTAGAAACATGAACATCAAGATAATTTATTTGCAGTGACTACTACATAATCTTCAGATAGGAAGTCACATGCAAACTCACTCAGTAAGGAAGCTGACACGTTCAGCTAGAGGGGTGAGTCCAAGCAGGCTCAGAGCAAAAATCCAAGGCTACAGATGgtagaaaattaatcaaacactTCATGCCACAACATTTTCATGTTAATGAACCATTCTTACGTAGACTAATTAACATTATGGTATATATGGAAGAAGTAATAActtgaaaatgatgaaacattttgttTCATATATACACTTACCCTTCCAAGGCCATAAAAATCTGC
Protein-coding sequences here:
- the LOC108342379 gene encoding vacuolar cation/proton exchanger 3 translates to MAHHTMEEDFNILEMNTEPCNNSNATCAKTAAAPPPQEQNNLTSSTLTKKCPFLVTKLHCQRLRSFTANLKEVVFGTKLAVLFPAVPLAVVADFYGLGRPWIFALSLLGLTPLAERVSFLTEQIAYYTGPTVGGLLNATCGNATEMIISLLALHQNKVNVVKLSLLGSILSNLLLVLGSSLLFGGLANLRKEQIYDRKQADVNSLVLLLGLLCHLLPLMFRYALAGEYHSIATSNLQLSRASSIVMLLAYAGYIFFQLKTHRQFFDAQEEDENEEEKAVIGFWSAFTWLVGMTLVISLLSEYVVATIEAASDSWGISVSFISIILLPIVGNAAEHAGSIIFAFKNKLDISLGVAMGSATQISMFVIPLSVVVAWIMGIEMDLDFNLLETGCLAFTIIVTAFTLQDGTSHYLKGVVLFLCYMIIAACFFVLKTPLINEA